In Nocardia sp. NBC_00403, one DNA window encodes the following:
- a CDS encoding DUF4158 domain-containing protein, producing the protein MIRLRLPGVRQEWSTEDLIGSWTLVGEDWRLVGNKSGATRGLGFSLLLKFFELGGRFPTGPEELPAAAVAYMADQVKVDPALLDTYRWSGSTIEYHRAQVRDAFGFRESSRSDEDKLGSWLATEVCPVELRDEQLLQALLVRCRAERIEPPGRIDRIIGSARTTFEKRFCDRTVSRLSELSIDRLNNGRDWCGSVG; encoded by the coding sequence GTGATTCGTCTACGGTTGCCGGGCGTGCGTCAGGAGTGGTCGACCGAGGATTTGATCGGGTCGTGGACGCTGGTCGGTGAAGACTGGCGGCTGGTGGGCAATAAGTCGGGCGCGACCCGTGGCCTCGGCTTCAGCCTGTTGCTGAAATTCTTCGAACTCGGGGGCCGATTCCCAACCGGGCCGGAGGAGTTACCGGCCGCCGCGGTGGCGTATATGGCCGATCAGGTCAAGGTCGATCCAGCGCTGCTGGACACCTATCGCTGGAGCGGCAGCACGATCGAGTACCACCGGGCACAGGTGCGGGATGCGTTCGGCTTCCGGGAATCGTCACGCAGCGACGAGGACAAACTCGGGTCGTGGCTGGCGACGGAGGTGTGCCCGGTCGAGCTGCGCGACGAGCAACTGCTTCAGGCGCTGCTGGTACGCTGCCGGGCCGAGCGGATCGAACCACCCGGACGTATCGACCGGATCATCGGATCGGCTCGCACGACGTTCGAGAAGCGGTTCTGCGATCGCACCGTGTCGCGGCTGAGTGAGCTGTCGATCGACCGGCTGAACAACGGTCGCGATTGGTGCGGCTCCGTTGGCTAG
- a CDS encoding GlxA family transcriptional regulator: protein MITHLALDGVLEGALGLGIDIVDTAAGIAGDTTGGRLRQRVASLDGLPVRSSGGRLISVDTETPLGAAEFEPGDILVLPGPSASSEARVEELLTRPQTMQAVEIIRRAADSGATVAASCSAVFVLAASGLLSGRAATTTWWLAPLLARRFPDVTVHSDRMVVDSGAVLTAGAAFAHTDLLLALVARLGGGALAEQVAHYLVLDARMSQSRYMVLEHLRATDPVLRAVQQHVHANLHRQLSLDELAGVAAVSPRTLTRRIRDRVGVSPTQYVHRLRVGQAATLLTTTREPVDVIAGAVGYADPAAFRRIYRRHTGETPTATRTRAAEST, encoded by the coding sequence ATGATTACCCACCTTGCGCTGGACGGTGTGCTCGAAGGTGCACTCGGCCTCGGTATCGACATCGTCGACACGGCAGCCGGGATCGCTGGTGACACGACGGGCGGGCGGCTGCGGCAGCGCGTCGCATCACTCGATGGGCTGCCGGTCCGATCCAGCGGTGGGCGACTGATCAGCGTCGATACCGAAACCCCGCTCGGCGCGGCGGAGTTCGAACCCGGCGATATTCTGGTGCTGCCGGGGCCGTCCGCGTCCAGCGAAGCGCGTGTCGAGGAACTGCTGACCCGACCCCAGACCATGCAGGCCGTCGAAATCATCCGGCGTGCCGCTGATTCCGGCGCTACGGTAGCTGCCTCCTGCTCGGCTGTCTTCGTGCTCGCGGCCTCGGGGCTGCTGTCGGGCCGGGCCGCCACCACTACTTGGTGGCTGGCGCCGCTGTTGGCCCGCCGCTTCCCCGATGTCACCGTGCACTCCGATCGCATGGTGGTCGACAGCGGCGCAGTACTCACCGCCGGTGCGGCTTTCGCCCACACAGATCTGCTGCTGGCGCTGGTCGCCCGCCTCGGCGGCGGTGCACTGGCCGAGCAGGTGGCTCACTACCTGGTGCTCGATGCCCGCATGTCGCAGTCGCGCTACATGGTGCTCGAGCATCTACGGGCCACCGACCCGGTGCTGCGCGCCGTGCAACAGCACGTGCACGCCAATCTGCACCGGCAACTATCGCTGGACGAATTGGCCGGTGTCGCAGCGGTTTCTCCGCGCACTCTGACCCGCCGCATCCGCGACCGCGTCGGCGTCTCACCCACCCAGTACGTTCATCGCCTCCGGGTCGGGCAGGCGGCCACCCTACTCACGACCACGCGCGAGCCCGTCGACGTGATCGCGGGCGCGGTGGGTTACGCCGATCCGGCGGCCTTCCGGCGCATCTACCGCAGGCACACCGGCGAGACACCGACCGCCACCCGCACCCGCGCGGCCGAATCGACCTAG
- a CDS encoding immunity 49 family protein — MREVASHRIDEWRMAYALDGIPERTRIHWEHWCDGPSLGILQEMCDMLLDHLAARIAQDPELCSPPSAVVLRTAAECALGALSYGASPNGDQEVPLPLIGETFSSEVAGYDPPVDQAPTARTWRQVFSLCLISGPWERDRAIGGLLRVDFAPTIREGVPYSPLESQSDPADIAEMDALCSYLVGPWRSNYSESGLVLCKPDADERAEAARQLDAVGALTSDQQLLRTLLEDDRSTFEDALTTRLTQYRDNAAIDAPPRTLLPFGTISLVKLATQVYGWELGIRSDYLPAGLLHGEYSLPTEPEVEEDLCEK; from the coding sequence GTGCGGGAAGTGGCGAGCCACCGTATCGATGAGTGGCGAATGGCCTACGCGCTGGACGGAATCCCCGAGCGCACAAGGATCCACTGGGAGCACTGGTGCGACGGCCCGTCTCTCGGGATTCTGCAGGAGATGTGCGACATGCTCCTCGACCACCTCGCCGCGCGCATCGCGCAGGACCCCGAGCTGTGTTCGCCTCCTTCGGCCGTAGTCCTGCGCACTGCAGCGGAGTGCGCTCTCGGGGCTTTGAGCTATGGCGCGTCCCCCAACGGCGACCAAGAGGTGCCTCTCCCGCTCATCGGCGAGACGTTCAGTAGTGAGGTAGCCGGCTACGATCCTCCTGTCGACCAGGCACCGACCGCACGAACCTGGCGGCAAGTGTTCTCATTGTGCCTGATCAGCGGCCCATGGGAGCGAGACCGAGCGATCGGCGGGCTGCTGCGCGTCGACTTTGCGCCCACGATCCGTGAGGGAGTGCCGTACTCGCCGCTGGAATCACAGTCGGATCCAGCGGATATCGCGGAGATGGACGCGTTGTGCAGCTACCTGGTCGGGCCGTGGCGATCGAACTATTCCGAGTCCGGGCTGGTTCTGTGCAAGCCCGACGCGGACGAGCGCGCCGAGGCAGCACGACAGTTGGACGCAGTCGGTGCGCTGACATCGGATCAGCAGCTGCTCCGGACACTGCTGGAAGACGACCGGTCGACCTTTGAAGACGCATTGACCACCCGTCTCACTCAGTATCGCGATAACGCAGCAATCGACGCGCCTCCACGAACCCTGTTGCCGTTCGGCACGATCTCGCTGGTCAAGCTCGCCACCCAGGTTTACGGGTGGGAGTTGGGCATCCGATCCGACTACCTACCGGCGGGCCTACTGCACGGCGAATACAGCCTTCCCACGGAGCCGGAGGTCGAGGAAGATCTCTGCGAAAAGTGA
- a CDS encoding helix-turn-helix domain-containing protein: MKRTVGYTWRLREVMAVQRVFTATELVQLLHERGINLSASQVHRLVSGTPERLSLQVLSALCDILACTPADLVVTSAENAGVRRTGTADTTAQPPVVAKLRPRPARILAEE; this comes from the coding sequence ATGAAACGAACCGTCGGCTACACCTGGCGACTGCGTGAGGTCATGGCAGTTCAGCGCGTTTTCACCGCGACCGAGCTGGTCCAGCTGCTACACGAACGCGGCATCAACCTGTCCGCCTCCCAGGTCCACCGCCTGGTCTCCGGCACCCCGGAACGGCTGTCACTACAGGTGCTCTCGGCGCTCTGCGACATTCTCGCCTGCACACCGGCCGACCTGGTGGTCACCTCCGCCGAGAACGCCGGAGTCCGCCGGACCGGAACCGCCGACACGACCGCGCAGCCGCCGGTGGTCGCCAAGTTGCGGCCCCGGCCGGCGCGCATCCTCGCCGAGGAATGA
- a CDS encoding tyrosine-type recombinase/integrase yields MSPAYCTDEQFERWFKKTCARCGRFGCFAAGWPDGHVCRTCHDRALKVRGRCPGCNDERILPGIDPGSREPICTDCAGFSTGYRCARCDREGKLHARRLCTPCTFSDRLAELLDDGTGRIRPELVRFAEHMLAMNNPLSGLKWLNPRKGQSRSPADLLRDLGRGNIELTHAAFHTAEPWRAAAHLRELLMACGVLPVIDKQICGFERWLINHLAPIDNADHTQTIRRYATWHVLPRLRGAAEQKPITQASRSFADDQVRQATRFLEWLAAQGITLETCGQAEIDLWHAENTTHRRRALRDFLLWCIESKLLRRLRLPTFESRRRSPMPPEDRIALIGRVLTDDDQPLRSRAAAIIVLLYAQPLSRIVRLTIDDVVHDGDQVLLRLGEPPSPIPQPAADLLLAWIDNRTNMNTATNRNSRWLFPGRRAGQPMHAATLGGLLRALGVANLAGRTSAMRQHVQQMPAPVVADALGYHHVTATRLAAEAATTWNRYVTAPRFRSPDGWSPSRTRDSPHQP; encoded by the coding sequence ATGAGCCCGGCCTACTGCACCGACGAGCAGTTCGAGCGCTGGTTCAAGAAGACCTGCGCTCGCTGCGGCCGGTTCGGATGCTTCGCGGCCGGTTGGCCTGATGGGCACGTCTGCCGCACCTGCCACGACCGGGCCCTCAAGGTCCGAGGCCGTTGTCCCGGATGCAACGACGAACGGATCCTGCCCGGCATCGATCCGGGCTCGCGGGAACCTATCTGCACCGACTGCGCCGGATTCAGCACCGGCTACCGATGCGCACGCTGCGACCGCGAAGGCAAACTCCACGCTCGCCGACTCTGCACCCCCTGCACCTTCTCCGACAGGCTTGCAGAACTCCTCGACGACGGCACCGGCCGAATCCGGCCCGAACTCGTTCGGTTCGCCGAGCACATGCTCGCGATGAACAACCCGCTGTCCGGCCTGAAATGGCTCAACCCACGCAAAGGTCAGAGCCGCAGCCCAGCGGACCTGCTGCGAGACCTCGGCCGCGGGAACATCGAACTGACCCATGCCGCGTTCCACACCGCCGAGCCCTGGCGAGCAGCCGCCCACCTGCGCGAACTACTCATGGCCTGCGGCGTCCTACCCGTGATCGACAAGCAGATCTGCGGGTTCGAACGCTGGCTGATCAACCACCTCGCACCGATCGACAACGCCGACCACACTCAGACCATCCGCCGCTACGCCACCTGGCACGTCCTACCCCGGCTCCGCGGCGCAGCCGAACAGAAACCGATCACTCAAGCCAGCCGCAGCTTCGCCGACGACCAAGTCCGGCAAGCAACCCGATTCCTGGAATGGCTTGCCGCCCAGGGAATCACCCTCGAAACCTGCGGCCAAGCCGAGATCGATCTCTGGCACGCCGAGAACACCACACACCGGCGGCGCGCACTGCGCGACTTTCTGCTCTGGTGCATCGAGAGCAAACTCCTGCGCCGTCTCCGCCTGCCGACATTCGAATCCCGCAGACGCTCACCGATGCCGCCCGAGGACCGCATCGCGTTGATCGGGCGCGTGTTGACCGACGACGATCAGCCGCTTCGTTCACGCGCCGCCGCCATCATCGTCCTGCTCTACGCCCAGCCACTCAGCCGCATCGTCCGGCTCACGATCGACGACGTCGTCCACGACGGCGACCAAGTACTGCTCCGCCTCGGAGAACCTCCGTCACCGATCCCGCAACCCGCCGCCGACCTACTCCTGGCCTGGATCGACAACCGCACCAACATGAACACCGCAACCAACCGCAACTCACGATGGCTGTTCCCCGGCCGACGAGCCGGACAACCCATGCACGCAGCCACACTCGGTGGGTTGCTCAGAGCCCTCGGCGTCGCCAACCTCGCGGGCCGGACCTCCGCCATGCGTCAGCACGTCCAACAGATGCCCGCCCCCGTCGTCGCCGACGCTCTCGGCTATCACCACGTCACAGCCACCAGGCTCGCCGCCGAAGCGGCCACCACCTGGAACCGTTACGTCACCGCCCCCAGGTTCCGATCACCCGACGGATGGAGCCCATCCAGAACCCGCGACAGTCCTCACCAGCCTTGA
- a CDS encoding dienelactone hydrolase family protein, protein MQQSLPQDSLDDDLADFAPRSITLDGVARTVYVSGNGPAVIVMAEMPGISPDVARFARWVRDAGLTVYLPSLFGRDGAYPEAEAGVEVFKRACVSAEFRAFGAGKSSPVAVWLRALAALAHRECGGLGVGALGMCFTGNFALTMMLEPAMLAPVLCQPSLPLDEPGGLEISPGELAAVRERLDRDDLVVRAYRFEGDRFCTAQRFAAYAAALGPRFEPRVLPADAANPSPPPFFSQIVGCPHSVVTAHLVDTAGEPTAEARDEILAFLVDRLTADVPLQ, encoded by the coding sequence GTGCAGCAATCTCTCCCGCAGGATTCTCTCGACGACGACCTCGCCGATTTCGCACCCCGGTCGATCACGCTCGACGGAGTAGCCCGCACGGTGTACGTCAGCGGCAACGGACCGGCGGTCATCGTCATGGCGGAAATGCCCGGCATCAGTCCCGATGTGGCTCGCTTCGCCCGCTGGGTGCGCGACGCCGGGCTCACCGTCTACCTGCCGTCACTGTTCGGCCGCGACGGTGCCTATCCGGAGGCAGAGGCCGGCGTGGAAGTCTTCAAACGAGCCTGTGTCAGCGCGGAATTCCGGGCCTTCGGCGCGGGCAAGTCCAGCCCGGTCGCGGTGTGGCTGCGTGCGCTGGCGGCCTTGGCCCATCGCGAATGCGGCGGCCTCGGCGTCGGCGCGCTGGGTATGTGCTTCACCGGGAATTTCGCGCTCACCATGATGCTCGAGCCCGCGATGCTGGCGCCAGTGCTGTGCCAGCCGTCGCTGCCACTGGATGAGCCTGGCGGACTAGAGATTTCGCCCGGTGAGCTCGCGGCCGTGCGGGAGCGACTCGATCGCGATGATCTCGTGGTGCGCGCCTATCGCTTCGAGGGCGACCGCTTCTGCACCGCGCAGCGCTTCGCCGCCTACGCCGCAGCGCTGGGTCCGCGTTTCGAGCCGCGAGTGCTGCCCGCCGACGCGGCGAATCCCTCTCCGCCGCCGTTTTTCTCGCAGATCGTCGGCTGCCCGCACAGTGTGGTCACCGCGCATCTGGTCGATACGGCGGGGGAGCCGACCGCCGAGGCCCGCGACGAGATCCTCGCCTTTCTCGTGGATCGGCTGACTGCGGACGTCCCGTTGCAGTGA
- a CDS encoding Tn3 family transposase, giving the protein MRGKENILFRLAQAAVDHPDDIVREALYPVVGEKTLRELVKEAKANDQVFQARVRTVLRSSYSNHYRRMLPALLAALDFRCNNTAYRPVMVAMELLARYASIDGKVRFYDKHALAPLDGVVPKAWREAVVDEKGRVGRIPYELCVLVALRDAIRRREIYVDSGNRWRNPEDDLPGDFDTAREVRYAVIRQPLDPTEFIAGLKQRMSQALARLDTGLAQNATGGVRLTRRRGEQWISVPKLDKQPELENLEKIKAEVARRWGTLDLLDVLKDADFLTDFTAEFTSVASREVIDRDTLRRRLLLDLFALGTNMGIRAIVNIRARQIWDGTNNKSLTSLFAEIFLDLRLRGKAVFAVQ; this is encoded by the coding sequence GTGCGGGGCAAGGAGAACATTCTGTTCCGGCTGGCCCAAGCGGCGGTCGATCATCCCGACGACATCGTGCGTGAGGCCCTGTATCCGGTGGTCGGGGAGAAGACGCTGCGGGAGTTGGTGAAAGAGGCGAAGGCCAACGACCAGGTGTTCCAGGCGCGGGTGCGCACGGTGCTGCGCAGCTCGTACTCGAATCACTATCGGCGGATGTTGCCGGCGTTGTTGGCGGCGTTGGATTTTCGGTGCAACAACACCGCCTACCGGCCGGTCATGGTGGCGATGGAGTTGCTGGCGCGCTACGCGAGCATCGACGGGAAGGTCCGCTTCTACGACAAACACGCGCTCGCCCCGCTCGATGGTGTGGTGCCGAAAGCGTGGCGGGAGGCGGTGGTCGATGAGAAGGGGCGCGTCGGGCGCATCCCATACGAATTGTGTGTGTTGGTCGCGTTGCGGGACGCGATCCGAAGACGCGAGATCTATGTCGATAGCGGGAACCGGTGGCGCAACCCTGAAGATGATCTGCCCGGTGATTTCGACACCGCCCGTGAGGTGCGCTACGCCGTGATCCGTCAGCCGCTGGATCCGACCGAGTTCATCGCGGGGTTGAAGCAGCGGATGAGCCAGGCCCTGGCCCGTCTCGATACCGGTCTGGCCCAGAACGCTACCGGCGGTGTGCGATTGACGCGGCGGCGTGGTGAGCAGTGGATCAGTGTGCCGAAGTTGGACAAACAGCCGGAGCTGGAGAACCTGGAGAAGATCAAGGCCGAGGTCGCCCGCCGCTGGGGAACCCTGGATCTCCTCGATGTGCTCAAGGACGCCGACTTTCTCACCGACTTCACCGCCGAGTTCACCTCGGTCGCCTCTCGTGAGGTGATCGACCGCGACACGTTGCGAAGACGGCTGCTGCTGGACCTGTTCGCGCTCGGGACGAACATGGGGATCCGGGCGATCGTGAACATACGAGCACGTCAAATATGGGATGGCACCAACAATAAATCCTTAACGTCACTTTTCGCAGAGATCTTCCTCGACCTCCGGCTCCGTGGGAAGGCTGTATTCGCCGTGCAGTAG
- a CDS encoding SDR family NAD(P)-dependent oxidoreductase, producing MANRWTEQDIPVQKGRLAIVTGANSGLGFEAARALAAHGASVVLAVRDVDKGKYAADRIAAVVPGADTTVQQLDLTSLESVRNAAEQLRSAYSTIDLLVNNAGVMYTPRQITSDGFELQFGTNHLGHFALTGLLLDRMLPVPGSRVVTVSSVGHRIRARINFDDLQGERSYNRVAAYGQSKLANLMFTYELQRRLSGTGETIAVAAHPGAANTDLMRNMPAALRALVPVIAPIATQSPAMGALSILRAATDPDVLGGQYYGPGGFLETRGYPKIVESSPQSHDTAIQQRLWTVSEKLTGVTFPV from the coding sequence ATGGCGAACAGGTGGACGGAGCAAGACATACCAGTTCAGAAGGGCCGACTGGCGATCGTCACCGGCGCCAATAGCGGACTCGGGTTCGAGGCCGCTCGGGCACTTGCGGCGCACGGCGCGTCGGTGGTGTTGGCAGTGCGGGATGTGGACAAGGGTAAATATGCCGCGGACCGTATTGCCGCTGTAGTCCCAGGCGCGGACACCACCGTTCAACAGCTCGATCTAACCTCGTTGGAATCCGTGCGCAATGCTGCCGAACAGCTCAGGTCCGCGTATTCCACGATCGATCTGTTGGTCAACAACGCTGGGGTGATGTACACGCCGAGGCAGATCACCAGCGACGGGTTCGAGCTGCAATTCGGCACGAATCATTTGGGACACTTCGCGCTCACGGGGCTGTTGCTCGACAGAATGCTGCCGGTACCTGGCTCGCGGGTGGTCACGGTCAGCAGCGTCGGCCATCGCATCCGGGCGCGGATCAACTTCGACGATTTGCAAGGGGAACGGTCCTATAACCGGGTGGCGGCGTACGGCCAGTCCAAGCTGGCGAATCTGATGTTCACCTACGAGCTGCAACGTCGCCTGTCCGGCACCGGCGAGACGATCGCGGTCGCGGCTCACCCTGGTGCCGCCAACACCGACTTAATGCGCAACATGCCGGCCGCGCTGCGTGCGCTCGTGCCTGTTATTGCACCCATCGCCACGCAGAGCCCGGCGATGGGTGCCTTGTCGATACTCCGCGCGGCCACCGACCCCGACGTGCTCGGCGGTCAGTACTACGGACCAGGTGGATTCTTGGAGACCCGCGGCTACCCGAAAATCGTCGAATCGAGTCCACAATCGCATGACACAGCGATCCAGCAACGCTTGTGGACGGTCTCGGAGAAATTGACCGGCGTGACGTTCCCGGTCTAA
- a CDS encoding DUF4158 domain-containing protein, with the protein MTDEGYGRFGSYSRVELERFFYLDDEDRRLIAARRRDYNRLGFALQMVTVRHLGMFLADPLDVPAEAVAYVAEQLDIADPACVKSYVDREKTKLEHAWEIQREYGLVGFAEVEAELSAWIADQSWMTGDGPKVISDGAVAWLRERQALLPGITTLERLVGEGRKTADRRLSAQLTERLPATAKTALRALLSSPVDGKVRISELERLRKGVFRPTSKGMVTAVDRLSDLLGIGVDLDVSQVPPRRLIGLATYGLSSKAAQLRRLEPPEYRLAVLVATVKVLIGRATDDVLELFDLLMVTDLYSKAERESKDEKLRRYPRVSRHAGKLGPR; encoded by the coding sequence GTGACGGATGAGGGTTACGGCCGGTTCGGGTCGTATTCGCGGGTTGAGCTGGAGAGATTCTTCTATCTCGACGATGAGGACCGGCGACTGATCGCGGCCCGCCGCCGTGACTACAACCGCCTTGGATTCGCGCTCCAGATGGTCACGGTCCGTCACTTGGGGATGTTCCTGGCCGATCCCCTCGACGTGCCGGCGGAGGCGGTCGCCTACGTCGCCGAGCAGCTCGATATCGCCGATCCGGCGTGCGTGAAGAGCTATGTGGACCGGGAGAAGACCAAGCTCGAACACGCCTGGGAGATCCAGCGGGAGTACGGCCTTGTGGGGTTCGCCGAGGTCGAGGCGGAGTTGTCAGCGTGGATCGCGGACCAGTCGTGGATGACCGGCGACGGACCGAAAGTGATCTCCGACGGCGCGGTGGCGTGGCTGCGGGAACGCCAAGCGCTGCTGCCGGGAATCACGACGCTGGAACGTCTTGTCGGAGAAGGCCGTAAGACGGCTGATCGGCGGTTGTCGGCTCAGCTCACAGAACGGCTACCGGCGACGGCGAAGACAGCTCTGCGTGCATTGCTGAGCTCGCCTGTCGATGGCAAGGTGCGGATCAGCGAGCTGGAGCGGCTGCGCAAGGGCGTGTTCCGGCCCACCTCCAAGGGCATGGTCACCGCGGTGGATCGGTTGTCGGACCTGCTCGGGATCGGTGTCGATCTGGACGTGTCGCAGGTGCCGCCGCGTCGCCTGATCGGGTTGGCGACCTACGGGTTGTCGAGCAAGGCGGCGCAGCTACGGCGGCTCGAGCCGCCCGAGTATCGGCTGGCAGTGCTGGTGGCGACGGTGAAGGTGCTGATCGGGCGGGCCACCGATGACGTTCTCGAGTTGTTCGACCTGCTGATGGTCACCGACCTGTACTCCAAGGCCGAACGCGAATCCAAGGATGAGAAGCTGCGCCGCTACCCGCGGGTGTCGCGGCACGCGGGCAAGCTCGGGCCGCGGTGA
- a CDS encoding tyrosine-type recombinase/integrase, whose amino-acid sequence MAFLGGSVPGAARLHLVDGVSLLRPEEQVFEAMLTGFANQQLARNLARTTVEGRENTVKAFAAYVNAFPWQWTPAMVDEWLGDLRSLRDLKRSTIRSYSEAVRVFCHFVTDPLYKWPATCEGRFGTHPIQVVHEWNTATHVQEGESDPAKRAFTKAELQAFFTHCDDEVARIRSFGRKGWLPAFRDATLFKTAYAFGLRRNETRMLDAADFGTNPHGPEFGSFGRCQVRFGKAKKGSPPKRRGVLTVWGWTVEVLDEWFTEIRPLFGADGNPAAWPSERGLRIGCQRLNSRFVAYRQALGLDDGLDFHSLRRFYVTHLIEDGWDPRFVQEQVGHEHASTTALYTCVSSDFRTRTLRRRLDATVVAALRSQKGEQA is encoded by the coding sequence TTGGCGTTTCTGGGCGGTTCGGTGCCGGGTGCCGCGCGGCTGCATCTGGTCGACGGTGTGTCGCTGTTGCGGCCCGAGGAGCAGGTGTTCGAGGCGATGCTGACCGGGTTCGCCAACCAGCAGCTGGCGCGGAACCTGGCTCGCACCACGGTCGAGGGGCGGGAGAACACGGTCAAGGCGTTCGCCGCCTACGTGAACGCTTTTCCCTGGCAGTGGACTCCGGCGATGGTCGATGAGTGGCTCGGTGATCTGCGGTCGTTGCGTGATCTGAAGCGCTCGACGATCCGCTCCTACTCCGAGGCGGTCCGGGTGTTCTGCCACTTCGTCACCGATCCGCTCTATAAGTGGCCGGCGACCTGTGAGGGCCGATTCGGTACGCACCCGATCCAGGTGGTGCACGAATGGAACACCGCCACGCACGTCCAGGAAGGTGAGTCCGATCCGGCGAAGCGGGCGTTCACCAAGGCGGAACTGCAAGCCTTCTTCACTCACTGCGATGACGAAGTTGCCCGGATCCGATCGTTCGGGCGCAAGGGCTGGCTGCCCGCGTTCCGCGACGCCACCCTGTTCAAAACGGCCTACGCATTCGGTCTGCGCCGCAACGAAACCCGGATGCTGGACGCCGCCGACTTCGGGACGAACCCGCACGGGCCGGAGTTCGGGTCGTTCGGGCGCTGCCAGGTCCGGTTCGGGAAGGCCAAGAAGGGTTCGCCGCCGAAACGGCGCGGAGTGCTGACCGTCTGGGGCTGGACGGTCGAGGTCCTCGACGAGTGGTTCACCGAGATCCGGCCTCTGTTCGGCGCCGACGGCAATCCGGCGGCCTGGCCGTCCGAACGCGGTCTTCGGATCGGCTGCCAACGCCTGAACTCGCGGTTCGTCGCCTACCGGCAGGCACTCGGCCTCGACGATGGGCTGGACTTCCATTCTCTGCGACGGTTCTATGTCACCCATTTGATCGAGGACGGCTGGGATCCTCGGTTCGTCCAGGAACAGGTCGGCCACGAGCACGCATCCACGACCGCCCTCTACACCTGCGTGTCGTCGGACTTCCGCACCCGCACGTTGCGGCGACGACTCGATGCCACCGTCGTGGCGGCTCTGCGCTCCCAGAAAGGTGAACAGGCATGA
- a CDS encoding IS630 family transposase, which translates to MGTWPVMLPVEVVPVARRPEVFVRAVTPEEGRRLQKITKTSRQPIRTRRAIVVMASAQRQPVPAIARLMQVSEAYVRQVIHEFNERGFEALDPKWSAGRPKKVDRAARERIACIARCCPRDLGWPFSVWSLSKLREVLVTNEIADISRETLRKILKAEGVSWQTTKTWKAGTDPEFTAKMNRVLDLYDHPPADGRVVCVDEFGPLNLQPRTGRGWFPRRSPKRLRATYHRTQGVRHLLGALDLATGKIHYRIRDRKRWQEFLALLKSLRERWPGDKLYVIADNFSPHKRAEVRDWAAANDVELVFLPTYSSWLNWIESEFAALRYFALNGTDHCSHGEQDAAIGAYLRWHNQHAQPKREFAVNSKIRLPDYLPKVA; encoded by the coding sequence GTGGGCACGTGGCCGGTGATGCTGCCGGTGGAGGTGGTGCCGGTGGCCCGGAGGCCGGAAGTGTTTGTGCGAGCGGTGACCCCGGAAGAGGGGCGCCGGTTGCAGAAGATCACGAAGACGAGCAGACAACCGATCAGGACGCGACGTGCGATCGTGGTGATGGCCTCGGCGCAGCGGCAGCCGGTCCCCGCGATCGCGAGGTTGATGCAGGTCAGCGAAGCTTATGTGCGGCAAGTGATCCACGAGTTCAACGAACGGGGGTTCGAGGCTCTGGACCCAAAATGGAGCGCGGGCAGGCCGAAGAAGGTGGATCGGGCGGCGCGTGAACGCATCGCTTGCATCGCTCGGTGCTGTCCGCGGGACCTGGGCTGGCCGTTCTCGGTGTGGAGTCTGTCGAAACTGCGAGAAGTACTGGTCACCAACGAGATCGCCGATATCAGCCGCGAGACTCTGCGCAAGATCCTCAAAGCCGAGGGGGTGTCGTGGCAGACCACCAAGACCTGGAAAGCCGGTACCGATCCGGAGTTCACTGCCAAGATGAACCGCGTCCTCGACCTCTACGATCATCCGCCGGCCGATGGGCGGGTGGTTTGCGTGGACGAGTTCGGGCCGCTCAACCTGCAACCCCGCACTGGTCGTGGCTGGTTTCCGCGACGAAGCCCGAAACGGTTGCGGGCGACCTATCACCGCACCCAGGGTGTGCGGCACCTACTCGGTGCTCTGGATCTGGCTACCGGGAAGATCCACTATCGGATCCGGGATCGTAAGCGGTGGCAGGAGTTTCTGGCGTTGTTGAAGTCGCTGCGGGAGCGCTGGCCCGGGGACAAGCTCTACGTCATCGCCGACAACTTCTCCCCGCACAAGCGAGCCGAGGTCCGGGACTGGGCCGCAGCCAACGACGTGGAACTGGTGTTCCTGCCGACCTATTCGTCGTGGTTGAACTGGATCGAGTCCGAATTCGCGGCGTTGCGCTACTTCGCTCTCAACGGCACCGACCATTGCAGCCACGGCGAACAGGACGCCGCGATCGGCGCCTACCTCCGCTGGCACAACCAACACGCCCAGCCCAAGCGCGAGTTCGCCGTCAACTCCAAGATCCGGCTGCCGGATTACCTACCGAAGGTTGCTTGA